One part of the Drosophila teissieri strain GT53w chromosome 3R, Prin_Dtei_1.1, whole genome shotgun sequence genome encodes these proteins:
- the LOC122622663 gene encoding phenylalanine--tRNA ligase beta subunit, protein MPTIGVKRDLLFEALGKTYTDDEFQELCFAFGLELDEVTTEKQMLTKEQGDVAAAANASEEIIYRIDIPANRYDLLCLEGLVTGLLVFQGKLKPPKFQFVEPAKRQMLKIDPSTAQIRPYAVAAVLRNVTFTQASYNSFIDLQDKLHQNICRKRTLVAIGTHDLDTLQGPFSYEALAPEQIKFKPLNQTKEMTGSELMDFYATHAQLKQYLPIIRESPVYPVIYDANRVVLSLPPIINGDHSKISLKTKNVFIECTATDRTKAKVVLDTIVCLFSEHCAQKFTVEPCDVVQPDGSVISYPELEVREERISVKRANAYIGIDEPAEKLADMLTRMYLEAKVDGDSLVVKIPPTRHDVIHACDIYEDVAIAYGYNNIKKSLPAFMQIAKQFPLNKLTEQLREQVAQAGFTEALTFTLCSRDDIGRKLNKNIDALQAVHIGNPKTLEFQVVRTTLLPGLLKTLVANRKMPLPLKLFEISDVVVADESTEVGARNERRVCAVNCNKTAGFEVVHGLLDRVMQLLSVPWKTASGNKGYYLQSTEDPSYFPGRCANVMYDGVVIGKIGVLHPTVLQAFELTTPCSAVEFTIEPFV, encoded by the exons CGGCGGCCAATGCCAGCGAGGAGATCATCTACAGAATCGACATACCAGCCAACCGGTACGATCTGCTCTGCTTGGAGGGTCTGGTCACGGGTCTGCTGGTGTTCCAGGGAAA ACTCAAGCCTCCTAAGTTCCAGTTTGTGGAGCCGGCCAAGAGGCAGATGCTGAAGATTGACCCTTCGACGGCGCAGATCCGTCCGTACGCTGTGGCCGCTGTACTTCGGAACGTCACCTTTACGCAGGCCTCCTACAACAGTTTCATCGATCTGCAGGACAAACTGCACCAGAACATCTGCCGCAAGCGTACGCTGGTGGCCATTGGAACCCACGATCTGGACACCCTACAGGGACCCTTCAGTTACGAGGCTCTGGCGCCGGAACAAATCAAGTTCAAGCCTCTTAATCAAACCAAGGAGATGACTGGCAGCGAGCTCATGGACTTCTATGCCACGCATGCGCAGCTGAAGCAATATCTGCCAATCATTCGGGAATCGCCGGTTTATCCAGTGATCTACGATGCCAACCGTGTGGTGCTTTCACTGCCGCCCATAATCAACGGTGATCATTCCAAGATCTCGCTGAAGACCAAGAACGTGTTCATCGAGTGCACGGCCACGGATAGAACGAAGGCGAAGGTGGTGCTGGACACCATTGTGTGCCTCTTCTCCGAGCACTGCGCCCAGAAGTTTACCGTGGAGCCGTGCGATGTGGTGCAGCCCGATGGCAGTGTGATCTCCTACCCGGAACTGGAGGTGCGCGAGGAGCGGATATCGGTAAAGCGCGCCAATGCCTATATTGGCATCGATGAGCCGGCGGAAAAGCTCGCAGATATGCTGACGCGCATGTATCTGGAGGCCAAGGTCGATGGCGACTCGCTGGTGGTTAAGATCCCACCCACGCGGCACGACGTGATCCATGCGTGCGACATCTACGAGGACGTGGCTATTGCCTATGGCTACAATAACATCAAGAAGTCCCTGCCTGCATTCATGCAAATAGCCAAGCAATTCCCACTGAACAAACTGACCGAACAACTGCGCGAACAGGTGGCCCAGGCGGGCTTCACCGAGGCGCTGACCTTTACGCTCTGCTCTCGGGATGATATTGGACGCAAGCTGAACAAGAACATCGACGCCCTGCAGGCCGTGCACATCGGCAATCCCAAGACGCTGGAGTTCCAAGTAGTGCGCACGACTTTATTGCCCGGTCTCCTAAAGACTCTGGTGGCCAACCGCAAGATGCCGCTGCCCCTGAAACTCTTCGAGATCAGCGACGTGGTGGTTGCCGATGAGAGCACGGAAGTTGGTGCCCGCAATGAGCGAAGGGTGTGTGCCGTAAACTGCAACAAGACCGCTGGCTTCGAGGTGGTTCACGGCCTGCTGGATCGCGTGATGCAACTGCTCTCTGTGCCCTGGAAAACGGCCAGCGGGAACAAGGGATATTACCTTCAATCTACCGAGG ATCCCAGCTATTTCCCTGGTCGCTGTGCTAATGTGATGTACGATGGGGTTGTCATCGGCAAGATTGGTGTTTTGCATCCCACAGTGCTGCAGGCCTTCGAGCTAACCACGCCCTGCTCGGCGGTGGAGTTCACCATTGAGCCTTTCGTCTAA